In Drosophila yakuba strain Tai18E2 chromosome X, Prin_Dyak_Tai18E2_2.1, whole genome shotgun sequence, a single genomic region encodes these proteins:
- the LOC120321194 gene encoding uncharacterized protein LOC120321194 — protein sequence METIGADDYTAAELRNWCEKLSMQKSGNKATLAARLNGVPPEARGVCPVIGELEGEIANNDLEHEIVGESAPEVDMESPRSMIEDAAAGVVPPSSEHCTNAESMNVHDDARPSTSTNHRDSELAREEHFPEVSTQFDAMQRQLRLLQLENEMLKLESARRHNAATSDQNSAATSDQNSAATSGHNKATPLIRSSVAKPNQHKDATQDQEVAGGDARSEEAFVNKQTLLAMAKEMIPIFDGASNNKLNVSTWVAQLNAVSKMFKLSDDVIRMLVMSKLKDHAQIWLHSSERLLTLPVQELLFQLGEAFHGKESKIISRRKFQERKWKPSEDFSTYFKEKTLLATQIRIDDEELIDNIIEGIPDSLLRQQAHMHCFNSSAQMLHAFAKVSLRKPLLSPAGRVKVSFDKEPGSAPPKRCFNCNAVGHFAADCRKPKREYGACYACGSKDHLVYNCTERKFVSDNEYNA from the exons atGGAAACCATCGGTGCGGACGATTATACAGCAGCAGAACTGCGCAATTGGTGTGAAAAGCTCAGCATGCAGAAAAGCGGTAACAAGGCCACGCTTGCGGCGCGATTGAACGGTGTGCCCCCAGAAGCCCGAGGAGTTTGCCCGGTGATTGGCGAATTAGAAGGCGAAATCGCTAACAATGATTTGGAGCACGAAATCGTCGGAGAGTCAGCACCAGAGGTCGACATGGAAAGCCCAAGGAGCATGATCGAGGACGCCGCCGCTGGAGTGGTGCCGCCAAGCAGCGAACACTGCACCAATGCTGAAAGCATGAATGTTCATGACGACGCCAGGCCCTCAACATCTACCAATCATCGCGATTCGGAGTTGGCACGCGAGGAACATTTTCCAGAAGTTTCTACGCAGTTCGACGCCATGCAGCGTCAACTAAGGCTGCTCCAATTGGAAAACGAAATGTTGAAATTGGAATCTGCTCGACGCCATAACGCTGCCACATCGGATCAAAACAGCGCTGCCACATCGGATCAAAACAGCGCTGCCACATCGGGTCATAACAAGGCTACCCCACTAATTCGAAGCAGTGTTGCCAAACCAAATCAACACAAGGATGCCACTCAAGATCAAGAAGTCGCTGGCGGAGATGCCAGATCGGAGGAAGcatttgtaaataaacaaacattgcTAGCAATGGCCAAGGAAATGATTCCGATATTCGACGGTGCTTCTAACAACAAACTCAATGTTAGCACATGGGTCGCCCAGCTCAACGCGGtctcaaaaatgtttaagctAAGCGACGATGTAATTCGCATGCTAGTGATGTCCAAATTAAAGGACCATGCTCAAATTTGGTTGCACTCTTCGGAACGTTTGCTGACTTTGCCGGTTCAAGAACTTCTATTTCAACTTGGTGAAGCTTTCCACGGTAAGGAGAGCAAAATAATATCTCGACGCAAGTTTCAAGAGCGCAAGTGGAAACCGTCGGAAGATTTCTCCACATACTTCAAAGAAAAAACGCTGTTGGCTACACAGATTCGAATAGACGATGAGGAGCTAATCGACAACATCATTGAAGGGATTCCCGACTCCCTTCTACGACAACAGGCACACAtgcactgttttaattcgTCTGCGCAGATGTTGCACGCATTTGCCAAGGTCTCGTTACGTAAACCGCTACTTTCTCCGGCTGGACGTGTTAAGGTTTCGTTCGATAAGGAACCTGGTTCGGCGCCTCCAAAAAGGTGCTTCAATTGCAATGCTGTTGGGCATTTCGCCGCCGACTGCCGCAAGCCCAAGCGCGAGTATGGAGCCTGCTACGCATGTGGCAGTAAGGATCATCTGGTGTACAACTGCACTGAGAGGAAGTTCGTATCCGACAACGAATAT AATGCCTAA
- the LOC122319609 gene encoding uncharacterized protein LOC122319609 gives MEVKATMDTGATASFISQELADRLRAVGEVVATRREVRMADGRFEEVTSLLEVDVGLGERTVRMQLLILHNIIDALLQGWDFLTKVGARIACAGLSATIPAGQLVRSNVREKLSVAAR, from the coding sequence ATGGAAGTTAAGGCCACGAtggacaccggagccacagcaAGCTTTATTAGCCAAGAGTTGGCGGACAGGTTGCGGGCAGTGGGAGAGGTCGTAGCCACGAGAAGAGAGgtgcggatggctgatggacggtttgaggaggtcacatcgctgctcgaagtggacgtaggactgggagagaggaccgtaagaatgcaactgctaatcctccaCAACATCATCGACGCTCTATTACAGggatgggatttcctaacAAAAGTTGGAGCCAGGATAGCATGCGCGGGTCTAAGCGCAACGATACCTGCGGGACAGCTGGTTCGAAGCAATGTACgcgagaagctgtcagtggcagcTAGATAA